A genomic stretch from Moraxella nasicaprae includes:
- a CDS encoding GTPase, with the protein MTNDFQELFNTYDDVKALVEKDDSQQQDFGSVAKWFEEKKKNPQLSIMVYGVYNAGKSTFINALLGEELAATDDIPLTAKVSAYRYKNYEILDTPGIDAPIEHERIADEQLLKSDIVLFVVNPSGVVEEQATLDKLLFLIEKQKKIFLIFNEKHDLQETDRIKLKDQTYALIQEKAGQKNMHDVLKDIPIYTVNAKRALNGKKKNNTQLIEMSRILEVEQAIDRFIDDTIESNDVYSSLKTSLHNYLDGYINHLDITNNSDDVKKAYNNVLKEIATCNASVKGLAKRDIKDASYELKERVESLLLSALSGENANMEQQIEGLINQQVQRVDMSVTDALNDAILRIGKYTDELELMLPQTSSLNIRLDNFSPNHDLEKSSTAYDGTGINTSLLQSGMHIIDQLGVEGIRQSLAGIKMIAPDLMKGIGNVAMKRMAENIVRFAAPIVSVISIGMELWNEHKQREAMERQMEEERRARERYIAQCRDASRKLADDFQMNLYREWQSQIDGFFLPWQQKFQEQNEILDGESQELSLLIMQLSQLKAKLA; encoded by the coding sequence ATGACTAATGATTTTCAAGAATTGTTCAACACTTATGACGATGTCAAGGCTCTTGTTGAAAAAGATGATAGTCAGCAACAGGATTTTGGGTCTGTCGCTAAGTGGTTTGAAGAAAAAAAGAAAAATCCTCAACTGTCCATCATGGTTTATGGGGTTTATAATGCTGGTAAGAGTACTTTTATCAATGCATTGCTCGGAGAAGAATTGGCAGCTACCGACGACATTCCGCTAACTGCCAAAGTATCTGCATATCGGTATAAAAATTATGAGATTTTAGACACACCAGGCATTGATGCACCCATTGAACATGAAAGAATTGCTGATGAGCAGTTACTAAAATCTGACATTGTTTTGTTTGTTGTCAATCCATCAGGTGTGGTGGAGGAACAGGCAACGCTTGATAAGCTATTGTTTTTAATTGAAAAGCAAAAAAAGATTTTTTTGATTTTTAATGAAAAGCACGACTTGCAAGAGACGGATCGTATCAAATTAAAAGATCAAACTTATGCCCTAATACAGGAAAAGGCTGGTCAAAAAAATATGCATGATGTGCTTAAAGACATTCCAATTTATACCGTAAATGCAAAGCGTGCATTAAATGGTAAAAAGAAAAATAATACTCAGCTGATTGAAATGAGTCGTATTTTGGAGGTTGAGCAAGCGATAGATAGATTTATTGATGACACTATTGAGTCTAATGATGTTTATTCATCACTTAAAACCAGTTTGCATAATTATTTAGATGGATATATCAATCATCTGGATATTACAAACAATAGTGATGATGTCAAGAAAGCGTATAATAATGTTTTAAAAGAAATTGCTACCTGCAATGCATCAGTCAAAGGACTGGCTAAGAGAGATATTAAAGATGCATCTTATGAATTAAAAGAACGGGTTGAAAGCTTGCTTTTATCTGCATTAAGTGGTGAAAACGCCAATATGGAACAGCAGATTGAAGGGTTGATTAACCAACAAGTTCAGCGTGTAGATATGAGCGTCACAGATGCATTGAATGATGCAATTTTACGCATTGGTAAATATACTGATGAATTAGAATTAATGCTTCCACAGACTTCCAGTCTAAATATTCGATTGGATAATTTTAGCCCCAATCATGATTTAGAGAAATCATCTACTGCTTATGATGGTACTGGGATTAACACATCGTTATTGCAAAGCGGTATGCATATCATTGATCAGTTGGGCGTTGAGGGCATTCGTCAATCGCTTGCTGGCATTAAGATGATTGCACCAGATTTAATGAAAGGAATTGGCAATGTTGCCATGAAAAGAATGGCTGAGAATATTGTTAGATTTGCAGCCCCTATTGTTAGTGTTATTTCCATTGGAATGGAATTATGGAATGAACACAAGCAAAGAGAGGCGATGGAAAGACAGATGGAGGAGGAAAGACGAGCTAGAGAAAGATACATAGCTCAATGCCGAGATGCATCTAGAAAGTTGGCTGATGATTTTCAGATGAATCTATATCGGGAGTGGCAAAGCCAGATAGATGGATTTTTCCTACCATGGCAACAAAAATTTCAAGAACAAAATGAGATTTTAGATGGTGAAAGTCAAGAATTGTCTTTGTTGATTATGCAGCTAAGTCAGTTAAAGGCGAAATTGGCATAG
- the aroQ gene encoding type II 3-dehydroquinate dehydratase, whose translation MTNKTIALINGANLHLLGKREPDIYGSTTLHDIEHRLTKKALEHGIKLITLQSNHEGQIVDFIGEVGLLSSSPIDGIIINPAAFTHTSVAIRDALAALNKPFIEVHLSNVHARESFRQHSYFSDKAVGVICGLGDLGYDMALDWFIAHFQ comes from the coding sequence ATGACAAACAAAACCATCGCCCTGATTAATGGTGCTAATCTACATCTGCTTGGCAAGCGAGAACCTGACATCTACGGCAGCACAACGCTGCACGACATCGAGCATCGATTGACCAAAAAAGCCTTAGAACACGGCATTAAGCTCATCACCTTGCAGTCCAATCATGAGGGTCAAATCGTTGATTTTATTGGAGAAGTTGGGTTATTAAGTAGCAGTCCTATTGATGGCATCATCATCAATCCTGCTGCATTCACGCATACTTCGGTTGCCATTCGTGATGCCCTAGCCGCCCTAAACAAACCATTCATCGAAGTACATCTGTCTAATGTACACGCCAGAGAGTCGTTTCGTCAGCATTCTTATTTTTCGGATAAGGCGGTTGGTGTGATTTGTGGCTTGGGGGATTTGGGCTATGACATGGCGTTGGATTGGTTTATTGCCCATTTTCAATGA
- a CDS encoding YkgJ family cysteine cluster protein yields MLNISDLTTFPCTACGQCCRRIHLSEMTAFLDRGDGICHHLDCQTNLCQIYNDRPLVCRVEDYYKTYLINQISWEEFVDINVQVCKNLQN; encoded by the coding sequence ATGTTGAACATATCAGATTTAACGACATTTCCTTGTACAGCTTGTGGTCAATGCTGTCGACGAATTCATCTTAGTGAAATGACAGCATTTTTGGACAGAGGGGACGGTATTTGTCACCATTTGGATTGTCAGACAAATTTGTGTCAGATTTATAATGACAGACCGCTGGTTTGTCGAGTGGAGGACTATTATAAAACTTATCTTATCAATCAAATTTCTTGGGAGGAGTTTGTTGACATCAATGTGCAAGTGTGTAAAAACTTGCAAAACTAA
- the msrB gene encoding peptide-methionine (R)-S-oxide reductase MsrB, with protein sequence MTKVLDKQTIQQMSDADWRAYLGDELAYYVLRQKGTERAFTGIYTDTDIMGVYRCRGCHSPLFTSQSKFHSGCGWPSFDAALPNAVDETADFSHGMIRTEITCHHCGGHLGHVFDDNHITPTGLRYCINSVAITLDEQP encoded by the coding sequence ATGACAAAAGTTTTAGACAAACAGACCATACAGCAGATGAGCGATGCTGACTGGCGTGCATATCTTGGCGATGAATTGGCGTACTATGTGCTACGCCAAAAAGGCACAGAGCGAGCTTTTACGGGCATCTATACAGATACAGATATCATGGGTGTATATCGTTGTCGTGGCTGTCATTCGCCATTATTCACCAGTCAAAGTAAATTTCATTCTGGCTGTGGCTGGCCTAGCTTTGATGCCGCCCTACCCAATGCGGTTGATGAAACGGCTGATTTTTCACATGGTATGATACGCACAGAAATCACTTGTCATCATTGTGGCGGACATCTGGGGCATGTGTTTGATGATAATCACATCACACCCACAGGGCTTCGTTACTGTATCAACTCAGTCGCCATCACGCTTGACGAACAACCCTAA
- a CDS encoding cysteine hydrolase family protein, with protein MINQNTALLLIDLQVGFDNHDHWGGHRNNPNCEQVCFHLLQQWRNYQMPIFHIKHNSTDPNSPLRPNQIGNEFKPLTAPMSGEIVIEKTVNSAFIGTDLEYQLKVRGIDTLVIAGLTTNHCISTTTRMAGNLGFTAFVVADGTATFDRVGFNGTHYDSQLVHDISLTSLHGEFATVLMSDELLADKFWQIGANKA; from the coding sequence ATGATAAATCAAAATACCGCTCTGTTGTTAATTGATTTGCAAGTTGGTTTTGATAATCACGACCATTGGGGCGGTCATCGCAATAACCCAAACTGTGAGCAGGTTTGTTTTCATTTATTACAACAATGGCGCAATTACCAAATGCCCATTTTCCATATCAAGCATAATTCCACCGACCCCAATTCGCCACTGAGACCCAATCAAATCGGTAATGAGTTTAAGCCCCTAACCGCTCCAATGAGTGGCGAGATTGTGATTGAAAAAACGGTTAATTCTGCGTTTATTGGCACAGATTTAGAATATCAATTAAAAGTTCGTGGTATTGATACGCTGGTGATTGCTGGTTTAACGACCAATCACTGTATTTCTACCACGACAAGAATGGCAGGGAACTTAGGCTTTACCGCATTTGTGGTGGCGGACGGTACGGCAACTTTTGACAGAGTGGGCTTTAATGGCACACACTACGATAGCCAGCTTGTTCACGACATTAGCCTTACCAGTTTGCATGGCGAATTTGCCACTGTTTTGATGAGTGATGAGCTTTTGGCGGATAAATTTTGGCAAATTGGTGCGAACAAGGCTTGA
- a CDS encoding GTPase, which produces MNAKQRVERLIKQAQLILKEKKHQLDTNNESETPVVATWGLMNAGKSYLLNMLTHNIDKEYFKTNDIRETAEVHRLVADGCVFLDTPGLDANAEDNAEALKGVAQADVVLFVHQLQGELEQVEVDFLKEVANSFGKYASENIIIVISKIDKESPEKVKEIQEKILKQCRDELGFSPQCFQISNTRYHKGEKEHKDVLIEQSHILLLRDHIQKLIKENANHVRKQRKNHKLQQYQTELVAIERELKQLQTEIFTPYYQALKKVDDHILDVIRPEVKAREKQYNEL; this is translated from the coding sequence ATGAATGCCAAGCAAAGAGTTGAGCGGTTAATCAAACAGGCTCAGTTAATTTTGAAAGAAAAAAAACATCAATTAGACACAAATAACGAGTCAGAGACCCCTGTTGTTGCAACTTGGGGTTTGATGAACGCAGGTAAAAGTTATTTGCTAAATATGCTAACTCATAATATTGATAAAGAATATTTTAAAACGAATGACATTAGGGAAACTGCCGAAGTTCATCGACTGGTTGCGGATGGTTGCGTATTTTTGGACACTCCTGGTTTAGATGCCAATGCCGAAGATAATGCAGAAGCTTTAAAGGGTGTGGCGCAGGCAGATGTGGTGCTATTTGTTCATCAGCTACAAGGTGAATTAGAGCAGGTAGAAGTTGATTTTCTTAAAGAGGTGGCAAATTCTTTTGGCAAATATGCTTCTGAAAATATCATTATTGTCATTAGTAAAATTGATAAAGAATCACCAGAAAAAGTTAAAGAAATTCAGGAGAAAATCCTAAAACAATGCCGTGACGAACTAGGATTTTCACCACAATGTTTTCAAATCTCCAATACTCGCTATCACAAAGGCGAGAAAGAGCATAAAGATGTGCTGATTGAGCAAAGTCATATTTTACTTCTAAGAGACCATATCCAAAAGCTCATCAAGGAAAATGCTAATCATGTTAGAAAGCAAAGAAAAAATCATAAACTACAACAGTATCAGACTGAATTGGTGGCTATTGAGCGAGAGTTGAAGCAGTTGCAGACAGAGATATTTACGCCATATTATCAAGCTTTGAAAAAAGTCGATGACCATATCCTTGATGTGATCAGACCCGAAGTCAAAGCTCGTGAAAAGCAATACAATGAACTATGA
- a CDS encoding dynamin family protein translates to MTQHTIFREQMLETFENLKQDFAQALKDAKQQEQNFDTALNQFQKNTLAHIANSSSQLSSENPLSPALQQINATLQSTIGKWNEKIQQQDKGVGFRSGFNDSLLVFVYGKVKSGKSSLGNYVAWGNTDPTPELQKSIDVRFHPEYFSGERAEFKYGDAEREAEKNKSFRVGATEATSSIQGFSLSGLTWVDSPGLHSVNAQNGDLAKQYVEHSDLILYTMKSDSPGRESDIREILELYRADKKILLLITGSDDTDEDVNSKGELVQVIVMKDKERRQRQINHVRETLEKLPELQGKTDNIDIISFSARYAQMNADNAVNFHDSGMGQLFEKLHQVASEEGVKLKQKVPMLNFKHYINGFAQDVSDIETALEELHQPIQRIQREVPRLVGDEIRHIQSTMYDILHERFDAIIANREDSASQVEAALNQLQATLQEKHNQLFDESQTKIITQILSEMEQGLTDSIKNNATLSIPKFQIETVRVAEGKYVAGNRGSSAAIGAATGAAIGSAIPVVGTAIGGFVGGFVGGLLGRSSRRETRYVYERSGDNLMSIRQAISSQLQDITREHMGEFQQVLIERTLKTATDLQLSIEQEIGLFKSAVNNIQNEIEAKL, encoded by the coding sequence ATGACACAACATACAATATTTAGAGAGCAGATGTTGGAGACTTTTGAAAATCTCAAGCAGGATTTTGCTCAAGCCTTAAAAGATGCTAAGCAACAAGAGCAAAATTTTGATACAGCTCTCAATCAATTTCAAAAAAATACTTTGGCTCATATTGCCAATTCCAGCAGTCAGCTTTCATCAGAAAACCCACTATCGCCAGCCTTGCAACAAATCAATGCAACCTTGCAAAGCACCATTGGTAAATGGAATGAAAAAATTCAGCAGCAGGATAAGGGCGTAGGTTTTCGTTCTGGCTTCAATGATTCTTTATTGGTATTTGTGTATGGTAAAGTAAAGTCGGGAAAAAGCTCACTGGGCAACTATGTGGCGTGGGGCAATACAGATCCAACACCTGAATTGCAAAAAAGTATTGATGTCAGATTTCACCCAGAATATTTTTCTGGCGAAAGAGCTGAATTTAAATATGGAGATGCGGAGCGAGAAGCTGAAAAAAATAAAAGTTTCCGTGTCGGTGCAACAGAAGCAACCAGTTCAATCCAGGGTTTTAGCTTGTCGGGTTTGACTTGGGTGGATTCTCCAGGTCTGCATTCGGTCAATGCTCAAAATGGTGATTTGGCAAAACAGTATGTTGAGCATTCGGATTTGATTTTGTACACCATGAAGTCCGATTCTCCGGGCAGGGAGTCGGATATCAGGGAGATTTTGGAGCTGTATAGAGCGGATAAAAAAATCCTACTACTTATCACAGGCAGTGATGATACAGATGAAGATGTCAATAGCAAGGGTGAATTGGTTCAAGTCATTGTGATGAAAGACAAGGAACGCCGCCAAAGACAAATCAATCATGTGCGAGAGACTTTGGAGAAATTGCCAGAGTTGCAAGGTAAGACAGATAATATTGATATCATTTCTTTTTCTGCCAGATATGCACAGATGAACGCGGATAATGCGGTCAATTTCCATGACAGCGGCATGGGGCAGTTGTTTGAAAAATTACACCAAGTTGCCAGTGAAGAGGGTGTTAAATTAAAACAAAAAGTTCCTATGTTGAATTTCAAGCACTACATTAACGGCTTTGCCCAAGATGTCAGTGATATTGAGACTGCATTAGAAGAATTGCACCAACCGATTCAAAGAATCCAAAGAGAAGTTCCTAGATTGGTGGGCGATGAAATTAGACACATTCAATCTACCATGTATGATATTTTGCATGAAAGATTTGATGCCATCATTGCCAATCGAGAAGATAGTGCAAGCCAGGTGGAAGCTGCATTAAATCAATTGCAAGCAACGCTACAAGAAAAGCACAATCAGCTATTTGATGAATCGCAGACCAAAATCATTACTCAGATATTATCTGAAATGGAACAAGGATTGACCGACAGCATCAAGAACAATGCAACTTTGAGTATTCCTAAGTTTCAAATTGAGACTGTAAGAGTGGCAGAGGGTAAATATGTGGCTGGCAACAGAGGCTCCAGTGCGGCGATAGGTGCGGCAACAGGTGCAGCGATTGGCTCGGCGATACCTGTGGTGGGTACAGCCATAGGTGGTTTTGTCGGCGGTTTTGTCGGTGGTCTCTTGGGTAGGTCTTCCCGCAGGGAGACAAGGTATGTCTATGAGCGTTCTGGGGATAATCTGATGTCCATTCGCCAAGCCATCAGTAGTCAACTTCAAGACATCACCAGAGAGCATATGGGAGAGTTTCAGCAGGTGTTGATAGAGAGAACTCTAAAAACAGCCACAGATTTGCAGTTAAGCATTGAGCAAGAAATTGGGTTGTTCAAAAGTGCTGTAAATAATATTCAAAACGAGATTGAGGCAAAATTGTAA
- a CDS encoding HEPN domain-containing protein — translation MTLEISQFYQDNRHQYPQSIRLRIHRALSWLEQAERSDDLDSRFIFLWIAFNAIYANDLSHIRNTDKGAFVEFLYRICQFDVDSKIYHLIWNTYSGNIRVLLDNRYTFQPFWDYQNGLISERAWQEDFELSQKKAYNALASKDTVVILTALFSHIYTLRNQIVHGGATHHSSVNRQQVKDACAILSRILPFMIEIILQNADRDWGKPFYPVVQD, via the coding sequence ATGACATTGGAAATTTCCCAGTTTTATCAAGATAATCGCCATCAATATCCACAATCCATTCGTCTGCGTATCCATCGTGCATTAAGTTGGCTTGAACAAGCTGAGCGTAGTGACGATTTGGATAGTAGATTTATTTTCCTATGGATTGCGTTTAATGCCATTTATGCCAACGATTTATCACACATCAGAAATACCGACAAAGGGGCTTTTGTTGAGTTTTTATATCGCATTTGTCAGTTCGATGTGGATAGTAAAATCTATCATTTGATTTGGAATACATATTCTGGCAATATCCGTGTATTACTGGATAATCGTTATACTTTTCAGCCTTTTTGGGATTATCAAAATGGGTTGATTAGCGAAAGGGCGTGGCAAGAGGATTTTGAGCTTAGTCAAAAAAAGGCCTATAACGCACTTGCTAGCAAGGATACGGTTGTTATTTTGACGGCTTTATTTTCGCATATTTATACATTGCGTAATCAGATTGTGCATGGCGGAGCGACACATCATAGTTCTGTCAATCGCCAGCAGGTCAAAGATGCTTGTGCAATTTTATCTCGGATTTTGCCATTCATGATTGAAATTATTTTGCAAAATGCGGACAGGGATTGGGGTAAGCCTTTTTATCCTGTGGTTCAAGATTGA
- a CDS encoding cold-shock protein, with the protein MSREQGTVKWFNDAKGFGFIQRATGEDVFVHFRSIQSEGYRSLKEGQAVEFVVTEGEKGLQAEEVTKL; encoded by the coding sequence ATGTCTCGTGAACAAGGCACTGTAAAATGGTTTAATGACGCTAAGGGTTTTGGATTTATCCAGCGTGCAACTGGTGAGGATGTGTTTGTGCATTTTCGCTCAATCCAAAGCGAGGGTTATCGTTCACTAAAAGAAGGGCAGGCGGTCGAATTTGTGGTTACCGAAGGCGAAAAAGGATTGCAAGCCGAAGAAGTGACCAAATTGTGA
- the grxD gene encoding Grx4 family monothiol glutaredoxin, translated as MSDINPEIKSLIENQIKDHAVLLYMKGTPQFPQCGFSARAVEVLTQIGRPFAFVNILENPEIRATLPLIANWPTFPQLWVNGELIGGSDIILQMYQSGELKPLIEEHSPEV; from the coding sequence ATGAGTGACATTAACCCAGAAATCAAATCATTGATTGAAAATCAAATCAAAGACCATGCCGTTCTGCTATACATGAAAGGCACACCTCAGTTCCCTCAATGTGGTTTTTCTGCTCGTGCAGTAGAAGTGCTGACCCAGATTGGTCGTCCTTTTGCTTTTGTTAATATCCTAGAAAATCCTGAAATTCGTGCCACTTTGCCTCTGATTGCCAACTGGCCAACTTTCCCACAGCTATGGGTCAATGGCGAGCTGATTGGTGGTAGTGATATTATTTTGCAAATGTATCAATCAGGCGAGTTAAAGCCCTTGATTGAAGAGCACAGCCCAGAAGTCTAA
- the ispF gene encoding 2-C-methyl-D-erythritol 2,4-cyclodiphosphate synthase, translating to MLKIGQGLDVHSFTTGDFITLGGIKIPHTHGIKAHSDGDVLLHALMDAMLGALALGDIGMHFPDTDDKWRGADSKEMLKVVNDLIKSKGYHLINADMTVICEAPKLSPHNQSMRECIATILGVGVDCVSIKATTNEKMGYLGRGEGIFASSVVLLQKVD from the coding sequence ATGCTAAAAATCGGTCAAGGACTTGATGTTCATAGTTTTACCACAGGCGACTTTATCACGCTTGGCGGTATCAAAATCCCGCACACGCACGGCATTAAGGCACACTCGGACGGTGATGTACTGCTTCACGCTTTGATGGACGCCATGCTTGGGGCGTTGGCATTGGGCGATATTGGAATGCACTTTCCTGATACGGACGACAAATGGCGTGGGGCGGACAGTAAAGAGATGTTAAAGGTGGTAAATGATTTAATCAAATCAAAAGGTTATCATCTTATCAATGCTGACATGACGGTCATTTGTGAAGCCCCTAAACTAAGTCCGCATAATCAATCAATGCGTGAATGTATCGCTACCATTTTGGGGGTGGGTGTGGACTGCGTGAGTATCAAGGCAACCACCAATGAAAAAATGGGCTATCTTGGGCGTGGCGAGGGGATATTTGCAAGCTCTGTGGTGCTGCTACAAAAAGTGGATTAA
- a CDS encoding DUF2238 domain-containing protein: protein MPKPLITSLSVLLLAITIASIKPLYWQSYLLHQMGTLILMIPMAYLFVKHKISTTSLYAMTAFLLLHIFGAVWSYSYVPYDEWSMAIFGISISDTFNFKRNMYDRMVHFGYGLLLYPLIYDVIKRHFYQNTHRQFVFIALLINMASSLMYEWFEWGLTLVLSQNDAENYNGQQGDMWDAHKDMALAFVGAIITSTVYPKKS, encoded by the coding sequence ATGCCAAAACCGCTCATCACAAGCCTTAGCGTGTTATTGCTTGCCATTACGATTGCCAGCATCAAACCTTTATATTGGCAAAGTTATCTGCTACATCAAATGGGCACACTCATTTTAATGATACCGATGGCGTATTTATTTGTTAAACACAAAATAAGCACCACTAGCCTGTATGCAATGACAGCCTTTTTGTTATTACATATTTTTGGGGCGGTATGGTCTTATTCTTATGTGCCTTATGATGAATGGAGTATGGCAATTTTTGGGATTTCTATTAGCGACACTTTTAATTTTAAAAGAAATATGTATGATAGAATGGTGCATTTTGGTTATGGGCTTTTATTATATCCACTCATTTATGATGTCATCAAACGCCACTTTTATCAAAATACCCACAGGCAATTCGTATTCATCGCCCTACTCATCAATATGGCAAGCAGTTTGATGTATGAATGGTTTGAATGGGGATTGACTTTGGTATTATCCCAAAATGACGCTGAAAATTATAACGGACAACAAGGCGATATGTGGGACGCTCATAAAGATATGGCATTGGCATTTGTTGGAGCAATAATAACAAGTACAGTTTACCCCAAAAAATCTTGA
- the mnmA gene encoding tRNA 2-thiouridine(34) synthase MnmA yields the protein MNQNTNKKVIVGMSGGVDSSVSAALLLEQGYQVEGLFMKNWEEDDGTEYCTALEDLADAQAVADKLGIHLHTANFSAEYWDNVFEHFLDEYRAGRTPNPDILCNKEVKFKAFLDYALTLGADYIATGHYVRKGQLIDNKAQLLRGLDENKDQSYFLYAVSGDKIAKTLFPVGELEKPAVRAIAEKYGLATAKKKDSTGICFIGERKFKDFLQTYLPAQKGDIYSDDGVKLGTHDGLMYYTIGQRGGIGIGGVKNRPDEPWFVLHKDLENNRLIVGQGHNHPYLMSNELTAYKLDWVTAPPQNGQKLVAKTRYRQPDQACTVYTEGDKIRVVFDEPQRAVTLGQSVVLYDGEICLGGGVIDWCDAKIV from the coding sequence ATGAACCAAAACACCAACAAAAAAGTCATCGTCGGTATGTCTGGCGGTGTGGACTCTTCGGTATCTGCCGCCCTACTCTTAGAACAAGGCTATCAAGTAGAGGGTCTGTTTATGAAAAACTGGGAAGAGGACGATGGCACCGAGTATTGCACCGCTTTGGAGGACTTGGCGGACGCACAAGCGGTTGCTGATAAATTGGGCATACATTTGCACACCGCCAATTTTAGTGCCGAATATTGGGACAATGTCTTTGAGCATTTTTTGGACGAATATCGTGCAGGTCGCACACCCAATCCTGATATTTTGTGCAATAAAGAAGTTAAATTCAAAGCCTTTTTGGACTATGCCTTGACACTTGGGGCGGACTACATTGCCACAGGGCATTATGTTAGAAAAGGGCAACTTATTGATAATAAAGCACAATTACTTCGTGGACTGGACGAAAACAAAGACCAAAGCTATTTTTTGTATGCAGTCTCTGGCGATAAAATTGCCAAAACCTTATTCCCTGTGGGCGAGCTAGAAAAGCCAGCCGTGCGAGCGATTGCCGAAAAATACGGACTTGCAACCGCCAAGAAAAAGGATAGTACAGGCATTTGTTTTATTGGCGAGCGAAAATTTAAGGACTTTTTGCAAACTTATCTGCCTGCCCAAAAAGGCGACATTTATAGCGATGATGGGGTCAAGCTGGGTACGCACGATGGTTTGATGTATTACACCATCGGACAGCGAGGCGGTATTGGCATCGGCGGGGTCAAAAATCGCCCTGATGAGCCGTGGTTTGTGCTACACAAAGACCTAGAAAATAACCGCCTGATTGTCGGTCAAGGGCATAACCACCCTTATTTGATGAGCAATGAACTGACCGCCTATAAATTGGACTGGGTAACTGCCCCACCCCAAAACGGTCAAAAACTTGTTGCCAAAACCCGCTACCGCCAGCCCGACCAAGCCTGCACCGTGTATACCGAGGGCGACAAAATCCGTGTGGTCTTTGATGAGCCACAACGAGCGGTAACACTTGGGCAGTCGGTGGTGCTGTATGATGGCGAGATTTGTCTGGGTGGTGGTGTGATTGATTGGTGTGATGCCAAAATTGTCTAA